TGCCACTAAATCGCGATGACTTTTAGAATCCTCTCATGGTCGTTTAAAGCACTGGACGTCTTTTTCATACACAGTTAATATCAAATTGTTTCATAGATGTTAGAGACTTTGCATAGACTtgtgaaatgtgttaaaaagGATAGGGTGATGgaaatctaattgaaataagATATTCATTATTCACTTGGAGTTTACGGAGTGGATAATGAACATCTGATTTTAATAAGATTGGGGTGATGGCGGAGCAAATGAAAACTCAGAACTGACTAAAGCAATCTGTTTGACTTATGGAGTAATACCAGATCCAGATAGCTGTAGACGGGCGAAAGTCCGACTTTGTCAAGATGGATGCATCTTCACTAACCTTTCCAGGACTTGATTTAGATTATTTAAAAGACTATTTCATGTGGAGTCTTCCAGTTACCGTTGGCTCTAGGTTACATCACTGAACATTTGTGTGATGATGAAAACTGAGGTAGGGTTTATCAGCTCTCACCAGACATCACCCGATGTCAGATTCCTTCTAGAAAGTCGGTCAATGAACGAGGTAGTGTGTGAGTACCAATCCAGCATACTTTATTACCTTGGCtatgtgtgtgatattattcacatttgcatttcaaggtcaaaataaaatcagtatttatacatattataaagtcaaatctaGTCAACCAGCGCTCCTGTTTTGTGTTTTAAGCACTTGTGAGCTAAACGAGATAACTTTTTGTGTAATATAGATGCGATGCAAATAAGCTCTGTCCTCCTGAATCATGctgtttttgcattttttgttgaaattaataAACAACGTattaaattacatgtcaacagcaaggccaacttacttctgtttaattgaaccatagtaggaatttataggcttgtaaaatataaCTGTTTTGACTTGACTAGCTGTTTAACTGCCCCTTAActgtctctgaccaaatttacaattattaacatTCTCTTCCTGAAACACATGTCAAATTCATTCCAATACTCTCGCCTAACTCCTATACCAGTTTATATCGAACATTTTCACTACATAGTGTCACAATATTAAATCAACACTGCATTGTGCACTATTTTTTTCCTATTAGAACATGTAAGCGCAATCTTGGGTGAAGATCCGAGATGAGGGGTTTAATCCCTACTTAGTGAGGTTTCTGCTTCTCATCAACTGACTATCCTGCACTGCTATGGTTGTTGATCAGGGAGGAAGTATACTGGTACATATGGCCAGATACTATATGTACACGGAGACACCcgcataaaatatatatgttcatgGAGCGGCAAATGGACCAAACTAGCTACAGCATTATTAAATGAAGTATAAGAGAGTTTGGAATAAATGGCTCGACACAATGTAACACAGAGGAGACTATGTCAGACCGAATTGTCATAGCTGGTATAAATACCGGAACATAAATGTACCTTGGTATAttgtaacatgtacatattggAGTGTGTATTGCGTGGTGAATCTGtaaaaaaacaatgataattGATTAGATAGTCATTATCTCAGAAGATTTCTTCACTCCCCTGTATTGTGATCGCAATTCGTTGTGAATAAGAGTTATCTTTCTTTAGCCACAGGGcgttatactatatatatatattgtaggtagaATTACCATAATGattctttattttaattatatttaagtcAATATCGTTATTGATAACCCTTCCATCTCTTACTTCTGTTCAAAGATGAAGGTAAACAGATGACTTATCGAGAGACCagtaatttatattgtttacaatatatgtattattttaacCTTCATATTTTCAGTCAATCGCCAGTGACACATTTCCCTACAAGGGCAATCAATGGACAGTAAACTTATCTTTCTTAATATCACTTTCTAAATAATACACGTTATTCTCAAATCAtgtaattgtattattttttcaaacacattttaaatagTTTTTCATCTTTTAGAAGGATATGTTATACTCTGTTACGCAAAATCAGTCTAGCTATAGACGTTTTGATCATCGGAACGTCGAGTATTCTTGTTATCCCCATTTTACCTCAacaaaaatatctataataaagatttataagaaataacaataacaaagaAATGTGACAATGGAATTAACAAAAGAACTAATTATCAttaacaacataaaatatattattggtTGGAATTGAATATCTTGAATGGTAAACCTATGATATAATGAACTAATTACAGTTCCAGGCACATTAGAGCCTGTTAACGACGTTAGAGGCCAAATTTTCATTGTAAGCAGACATCATCTTCATTGAAAGTTATTTATTAACATCTACCATATGTGAATGAAGATGGATACGTTTCAAACAGAAATGAAATTGTTTTCAATCTAATAACTACTGTGATTGATCGAAATTTGCtgtttcaaaattgaaattaaattggTAGCAATATGTATCTTTGTTTCCAACCTGATTAGTATCATTTTCTTTTGAGGTGCTAATCAGCTGCCATCAATTTTTCCCTCTGTTTGAGATTATGTTGTAAGAAGAGGAATGATTTTTGTATGTTCTTAATGCTTTTAAAATAGTAGCAATAaccatattttatttgagtTAATTTTTTCGTCATTGCCATGGTAATTAACTACAGCGGTTCTGAATAACTTCACTAGATCCTCTAAGTGTGCACACGTGTGTTTAAGGACAGGGaatatattgataaagtgtTGTAATTATAAAAACGAAAcataattatcaattttaacaGGCAACTTTTCGTTGTGctataaaacatttctttttatacTGTCGATATGCCATAACATATTTTTGCAGACTTTATGGTTTATCATATTGTATCTGCGCGAATATATAACGGTGTTTCCTGACGAGGCGTTTAATTTCCTGACGACctaaaaaatcttcattaacaaCTATCGATATATATTCTTTCTTTCCAAAAGGCGAACTCGGGATTAAAAATCGCCTCGATATTTTTCTATATAATGTTATGATTCACCACGACAaattattacactgtaacatcTTATAAACAGATGcttaatgaaaatttaattgCATGTGCGTAGTCACTCGTTGAAAAAGAAAACGAAATCTGCATGTCTTAAGTGACTTTAAGCAACATTGAGGTTGAGGTTAAACAACTTCGTACTtattcaatcaatattttaccAAAGATTGCATATTAGATCATTAATATCAGATTATATTCTGTTGCAATATTTACAGAATGGAGAAGCCGGGAACCCAATCAGGAAATAGAGTAAGGTTTGTTTTATCGTTAAATGATGGCAGGCGGACAACAACTAAGTGTTATATGTTTGATTGTAAAGCCAATTAATTCcgtattatatctatattatcgGTAGTAGTTACTACTTCTGCTACATGGTTTAAGGTTAGGAATACTTGATCTCTCTGGTGACAGACAGTCAATGGTCCCgaaacaaaaacatgaaatgCTTGCACCCAATTGTTCAATACTTTTAATTTGAAAGGTTTTTGTGTTGGGGACTAACGAAATATTATCCCCATTCAATTGAATACGGAACTGATCGGGATGCGATGATGTCGATAATAATGATCCGAATTCAATGAATTCGTGACTCATTATTTTTGCTTTTACTTTAGCATCAATATGTACGTCAAGGGGTCGGGAAATGCTGCTGTACGATTTTGGAACACTTGCAATACCTGTCAAGCTATTAACTACATGATTGATGGGCGACTGGATGGAATTGTCATACGTCGATGATCCTGTTTGTGGGCCCGTTGCTGTTTGCAATGCTGATCCAGCTGCCGCTGCTGGTGTTGTTGAAAAGGCAGATCCTACTGCCGCTGCTGGTGCATTAATAGGCAGGTTATCCTGGCCTGCCATCACTGCTATTGGGTCTGTGACTAACCCAGACTGCCTCTGCTGACTTGAGTGGGGCATTGTTTGGTCAGATGATGCAATAGTTGAACCCAAAGTGGGTTGCTGAATAGCGATGCCCTTCGCTATCATCTGAGACAAAAGTTCAGCAGCAATGTCCTTTGTTGATGGAAAATTGGGTGCTGCTACAACAGCTGCCGCAGTAACATTTGCTGCTGTTGTTAGGTCAGTGACATTCCTCCCTGACTGGGTATGTGGCCTAGATATAATGCTATGGTTAACCGCCGCCCTTCTGCGAGATCTCCGGATAGGTCCGGTGGAGCCTGAAAATGAAATCGAAGGAACGAACTATGTCCTCAAAACAATATAAACACGTAACCGATGTTTGTGCCATAGGAAATGTTGTTCAACCGAACACAAGGTCCTGCACAACAATTAATATGCACAATATAAAGCAAAAGTTGTTCAACCGGACACAAGGTCCTGCACAACAATTAACTATGCACAATATCAACAATGTTGTTCAACCGGACACAAGGTCCTGCACAACAATTCATTATGCACCATATAAACCAAAATGTTGTTCAACCGGACACAAGGTCCTgcacaacataaacaaatgttGTTCAACCGGACAGAAAGTCCTGCACAACAATTAATGATgcacaatataaacaaaaagtTGATCAACTAGACACAAGGTACTAAACCGTATGAACTTTGATAATAGTTATTTAAACCTGATAATAATCCAGGGCAGCATATTGTCATCACGTTATTTGATTAGGAGTAATACATTTTCTACTTAAGCTCATGTTACCCAACATTACAAGTTTAAAGTTCGAGTAACATATACAATCTAATGTAGCTTTTGCCATACGACAATGTGTTAATTGTTAACAAGCTAATAATCACTAGTTATATGATAGATATCATTCATAAGTGCACGACAATGTCCTCTGATGTAAAGTGACCACGTTCTTTAATTAGGCCTAATTCTGCACAATTCAACGTAATACCGTTTCCGTGAATGAACTTAACAAATCGGTTAGTAGGCTCATGACCTATTTTAACTAGCAAGCTGAGTATAAACcgatatataattaataaactaATCCAAATACAAACAGACTAACAAATGATACCGACTTATCCATAAACATGTCTGCTCTCTTAAGTCAATTCTGAAAGGTACAGAAGCGATCTAGTTTCTAATTTAATTTGTACACAAAGAACGGCCCTGGGCGGAAGTAAACAAAATCTCGTACATGCGCGAAATAGACCGTAGTACTACCAACCTTATATGGAAAGGTCACGAGGGTCAGAGTTGCTGCTTTTAGCCAATCGTATGCCCTGCAGGATTGCCCCACGCACAGAGTACTTGAACTTGCGAAGGCCCGCGGGTGAAAGATGTACGCCATCTTTGTTTAAGCAAACAAAGGCTGCGGTCTTCAGACCCTTGTGTCTCCAATAAAAACATCCTTCCGACTGATCACACATTAATTTGATGTTACTGTTAACGAAGTCTACACCTCTGTTATACAAACTAACCGCTATCGATCTTGTCTTAGCACGATAAAAAAGTTGCATTATTCCAACGTGGGTTACACCGAATCCCGCGCGAAGCCACTGTGCTATGGAAAGTAAGTCACTTGCTAAACGATCCTTAATATCCTCGTGATCCACTGAATCCAAATCATTACCACCGATTTGCAACAGTACAACTTTAGGGTGGATTTCAGAAATTGAGGTAGACATAGATGAGATGTCGCGAACCCGACTGCCCCCTTTTCCTACACAATGGACGCGAACCGAGTCAAGGTCGAAACCTAAATTTGACCATGAACCTGTCAAATCATCTCGTAACCTTCTCACAAAGCTATGACccagaatcaatacatcaacGGAATCCATTGCATAAGAACAAATAGTAGATAATTTCCAACCTTAAAATGATGTAAACACAAACTGACCTTGACTTGTGTCCATTAGTGATGCAGTCTGTTTCAGTGGCTGGGTAGCTACTGTTACCGtgtaataggtatatatagtaaaatcacTGCGCGTGACCTTTCACCTCCATAACCCTGCGCCCTCACTCTGTTATGAAACCCTTTGATAGGGACTATAATAAGCATTTAATATATGCTACATAATTCAAgatgtattttaatttactCCTTAGcatgtataaatgatattaaaattgcattttaattgtttattattattttttttcgtCATAAATATTCTTTTAACTTTGTTGGTGATCTATTTCCTGCTAAGAGCATTTTTTGCTTTGGTTTGCTTGGAATCGTTATACATATGCCGAATTATTGCACCTTGAATGATGAGTTACGACCTTGAAGGATTTCTTGATAAACAACATGTCAGATATAAGTTATCATTGTGTCTCGTTCTCATGTAAAGTGAATGTGGCTGACATTGTGTCATACTGTGGCAACAAGCTGGATAACGGCTTGATGAAGGATGGCGATTTTGTTTTGTGTGATGTCATGCATGGCATGTGCAGTGGCCGTTAAACGTTTTACTCTATCGTCACATCGGGGTCATTTAATGCCGTTGTCAATTTCTATGTTATTTAATTGTCATGAAGCCAGTGAAGTTTCCTCTGCATCTCTTCTTGAGTTGCATGTATCAATTTTAATGACAATGCATGCCACGGCCAGGGGACAAAATTAACACTTGTTTGAGCTCTCTCAAATTAAGGCCAAAAGTGTGATTTTGTGAATAGAAACATTAATAAGAATAAAAACTGGAGAGACAAAGATTGCAGATTTCGTCACCACATACAATCATGCAATTCGGAACAACCTGTATTTACAATTCTTAATCCCTACCCACAGGAGACAATTGAGGAATGAAGGAATTGAAAGGATTTTTATCATTTTCCTTGAGGCCTTGAATAGCAGTAGCTTTCTACAATATACATATGGTGCACTATAGCGATAGCTCTATACGAAAAGATGTAGAATCATTAGAAAACAACGATAATCCCGCCAATGCATCATACCATATTTAACTGTGTCCTGCCAGTAATTTCCGTTTTATTCAAGACAAAAATCCTTTTAATTACATCAAATACAATAATTCGTGTTAAATTAGATTTATTTAATGTGAAAAGATGGCAAAGAGAACACAGTTTGTGGAAACGGGACTTAACTGACGTACtgtgtggaaaatcagcacgTGAAACGATATTTCATACTGTATTAATAGTGTTTGCATGaccaattatttatatataaacatttgagTTTATTCATTAACAGTATATGAAAGTTACATAATGCGACTGTTTGCTTATATTGATAACTACGTGATTCCATTATTAAAGAAATAGGCCATCTGCAGTACAATATTGTCATTCAATCAACAGAAATATGACACACATGCAAATAGCATATAGATGAGCGCAGTGTTATTTTGGAAACgctataatgacgtcataagtATCTAACTTCATGTCGTTGAGTTATTGTCTTCGTAGCGATAATTGAAAGATGAAGTGTAGCCAAATAGTTATGATAAAGACAGGTATATAGATACAACACGTCTCACGATAATGTTTGTGAAGTTATACAAAGCCAGCGCAACGGGTACAAACTGGTCAAAAGATAAGTTTTTGTTTAGTTCAAGGATTCAGATGTTGATTGTGGTTATGGGCTCAGAGCCTGGCTTTGGGGCGGACGCCATCCCCTTCTTACCATCATTTTTGTAGTTTTCAAAGAGTAATAAAATCCTCTAAAACTAAACGTAACAACGCCATTGGCATAGGAGGTTGTGTGCCCTCGGAGATAGAGACCGTTTAGATTTGCCCTATGACATGCCGCGTACCACCATCCACCACGGTAGCCTTTTGCGCAATCAAAACCGGAATTGGCATCATAATCCCTGTCCTTCGCGCTAAATCGGTAACCACTACATAATGACATATCATCTCCTgtaaaatataagaaatatagatatatatgaaaagatcaaaCTAAACGGATGACACAAAGAATATATGTGAATAATAAGTAGATATCTGCAGTCTAGCACTCGTAAGATATTCTAGAGCTCGAAAGTTTTAAAAACCCAGTACTAAAGAGCGAATATTCCGCAATTTATTTTTCCTGCTCGAATACACTGAATACACATTTAAAGACATGCGTctatagacattatagacaCTCAAGTGTCATTTAAAGTGACGTCGCACTGAAATGCCGCAACCCTTCATAGTTACCTCAAACCCTATACTGAACCCTTTATGTGCGGAAGAACGAGCTCGAAGCAGAGAACAGCTAGTGCACAAGTGAAATGAGtcttatttgtttttgtttaaggAAATTATTAGATCCTTGTTTACTTCGGCGAAAATTCGAGACAATAACAGATTTTAGTTAGGCATGTAACAAGTCAAGCAATACTAATCATGCGTACATGTGGCATTCTTTCACAGTTAAAGTTACCACTTTCAAATACAAAACagcatttaattttttttaaattgctaAAACGATATATGTTTTCGTTATCGAAACATATTCGTTGGTTGATAATCAATATGATAATCGAAGGTTGAAACGACAAGTAATTCTTATCGCACTGTATTGCACTTGGCGATTACAAATAATCAGATAGAAAAGTCTGACCAACAAAATTACCTGAATCTCCTGTATACCCAGCGACATAAGCTCTATATTGACCTTCTGCACTCCCAACGGAAAATATGTTGTAATGGGAATAACGTGTGTTGTTGTCAAAATCTTCGATATCCACTCTCAACATATACCAGTCAGACGAAGTGAGGTAATGGAGATACTGGTTCCCTAAAAAAATTCAAAGACTTATTGAAACGTAcgaatgaaaataaatttcttGTATGAATTCTTAAAAGTATTAAATAAAAGTAAACGCCATGACTACATACCAAGCCAGAACTCGTGGTCAAGCCTTCCAAATCCTAGAGAATACTCATCCCATGTCCTGTAGAAATCAGTCGATCCATTAACTCGTTTTTGAAAAACCTGTGGAGCATGTTGATGTATTCAATCAATCATTGTATTGTAAAAAcaatacccccccccccatcaACTACAAGTACTAGTCGGCTTTGCTGATAATCCTTACTTaatagggggggggggagggggaggggccTATGTCTTTACAACAACTAAGATAACATACTTTACTCTTGAGctgttttacataatgtattCTAGTCACATGAAAGTAATTTCATGAGTCagtatcaattaaatatttaaaaagaaaaagtcAACGACGATTGATTTCAGTCATATGAAGAGAAAATTACAGCTGTTGACATTTTTTAGCTTCAAACAGTCATATACAAGTTACCGTCCATCCTCCTCCATCCGTTTCCATGTCACACCAGACTCGGACGCCATATCTCTTGTTtaggtatatggtgtatactcCATTATTTGTGTTGCCCGCATCAAGCAAGTCATGGCAGTCGCGAGGTAAATctagaaatacaaaatgtaacaagGTAATGTCAATATTTAGTTATGGTGAAATATTATCATTGCTTCTGTTGGAttcaatttaataaaaaaatgtaattaaattgtttatgataaaaatcaattaaatatatgtaaaatgtatgcaTTATATTTTGGATAATACGTGCCATTTTATAGAAAATGCCATGCTATTAATATTCAGTTGTTTCATGTATGATAGGAAATGCTTCTTCCGGGGCCTCATACTGTCAGAACTATTTCTACCAGAACATGTCATAATACCAATTTGATAGCTtcacgaaacaaagttaagagaCACGATAATCAAATTAACACTTTCATTAGATGTAATTTTTCAGTAAAGAAACAAAAAACGTTTTGATAAGAATTTTCGTAATAGCTGGAATACGAAAATTCCAACTGGTAGATGTATTTTTACAGTGTTTCTTCATTCACGTTAAACTACCACACTTTTGATCTTTTTTCCCCCAATGTTCAATGTTTATTCAACTTAAGCCTTACGGCTTATAAGCATACTAAAAGtttaaattatacaatttacaatccttgatatataatacaaattaacgaAAGATGGACAGCAATGATATAATTCCtttacatatacagtagatctataaaaatatgtcatattgaaAACAACTATTACAGTAAGGTTACAGATATTATGACATTTCTGAGAGGCAATATCGACTGATGAGTGATtggagtatacaatagtgtagtcagGGGATGGACGGTTATACTATTAGTTAACCTAGAAACTGATATGAGTGAAAACAAGATTTTTTGTTGAGCATTCGCTCCTGGAGGGACGGCTTTAGTTTTGTCCCCGctgagacataccaaagtctgtCAAAAAAAGATAGTAAAGGCCTTACGAAAGAGAATGACTTCTTCAAAAAGTCTTCCGGCGGCGATATACACGATTTATAGATGGAAGTTATCGATCTTTCGTAGCGCTTAACATTCTGGGATTGTGGCACATaatgtgtacgagatggtacTATATTGAATTGTCTTACGGTCCATCGACGATTTCAGCCATTTAGGACAAATAGAATTAGATTGCAATAAGAAATATAAAGAGGAACAAGTCAATCTCATATGCTGTACACAAGCAAACGCTATATAAAATTTATGTCTGTTTGGAATCATTCCATCATATTTTTTTTGACAGTAAATGATTGATCGCAGACATGACAAAACTCGTCTGTCAATACGCAATGTAGCAGAATGACGTATATCTATGCCACATTTCACATAAAGGTTGTGAATATAACTTAAGATAAGTACTATTTATGCAATACTTACCACTCTCAGAACAATTCTGTACAGCTTGTGGAACAACCAGGAGAGTGTTTGACGCCAGCAGGAGGAGGGCAAGCACATGTCGAGCCATATTGAAATATGAATGAAAGTGCGACGTGATGAGGACAGTCTATATAACGTTGATATAGTTATAGGGAATCCCAAATCTAGAAATTCTAGGTATTGAATCAGGAAGTACCATTTTATTGGTAATATGTGGTGTATCAAATACATATCAGGAGACAGGTGATGTGGTATATAACGCTACTTAAATAAAACCTATTTATACAGATCAAACACATTTAAATGTTCAAAAGACACACAAGTGAAAGAAAGCCATGCATTTAATGCCCAGAGAAATGATAATTGATCTTGTTATATTTGAATGAAAGCAGACACCATGTAATCATGTAACTAAAATAGCCGTTTTGAATAATACGGCTTTATTGCACTCTCCTGGAGGTGGAAATGCAATAAAGTGAAGTCAATACAATGGTTTAAAAAATCGTTCCCGGTCGATATTCTATTCTGGTCAATAGCACTTTAAATGCTGTAATGGtttaataacaaaatgaaattaaaaatgttctttatatatttataagagACTACTTCATGAGgatttacaaatacattaaacattataaACTCGATCCAGGAAGTTGAACTTTATACACACCCAAAGTTCATTTAAACCTAAAACATTACCTTACAAATATTATAATCACTCTCGAAGTTTCAGAGATAACGCTTGTCTTTGTTGAACGTGTTTGTTACAGATTTGATAGTGTTACACAATGCTAAGGGGGTTTCATTCagaatataattttgaaaaagccAGTTAATGAATATGCATGAGAGGTCAATATTGTTTTTTACGGGCAGTCATTTGACATTAATTCAGTCAATCAGAACAATTTAAGatgtagttttattataatcacatatacatattatattccCTTTGGTTTTACATCTTAATTCAATACTTAGAACCATCATCTATGAGCTAGTCATCTGTAAAATTGTGGAGACGCAACACGTGACACGATGTATTGTCAATACAAGGTGTCCACACGATTAGAGACCGTTACTTGCTGAAAATAGCCGACGCATGATATGGCTGCTAATGCAAATCTATTGTGAAAACAAGTTTGGAGAGAATGTTCTTTTcttataaattttgatattgtaagcTTTATTTGTTCAATACTTACAACTAGCAGAGCAATTTTGCACAATTTGTGGATCAACAACAAGCAGGAAGTATGGAGCCATTATGAAAGAGAGTACGATATGTTTTGAGCTGGTTATTTAGCATTGCTATATAGGTGGGAATTTCGGGTTAACAAATACAGGTATTGAACCGGGAAGTACCATTTTGTTGATCATATGGTGTATTAAATACATGGTGGGAGACGGGTTATGTATTTTCTCTTACTAAAATAGCAGTATAAATCGCTTTCCTTGGTGACCTCTGACACtatttaaataacattttagGCATAAAAAAACCTTTCAATGCAGATTATCTTGGTGTCAGTTGCAAATAAAAACAGTTACCTTGTAAGGATGTCCCTTATATGGCCGTTTTAAATAACATCGCCTTTAATTCACTCTCCTGGAGGCGAAAATTCAGTAACGGGATATGTCTATCAatacatagaggttacacaacgagtggttgtttaTTTCACTCGAGTTAGTTATCTTTTAAAGTTACCAAAGACACGAACGTTATTATATCTGTACTCTCTGATTTCACATACTAATGTTACATAAAACGCCGCCGTATAATGATACTGGTTATGATTAAATTTGGGAAATGTACGGGTGGCACAGGAATCGTATGTTTGATAAGGTTTGCAAACCAGAGCGTGCCATGGTCGCCGTGTTCACCAAAAATGCCACTTAATGAAATGCAATTGGTAGATCTGAAATCATGCATGTAGGTAAGAAAGGAATTCGAGGAAAGCAGGTACCAATCGATTtcgatcatcatcatcatcatcatcatcatcatcatcatcatcatcgtcgtcgtcgtcgtcgtcgtcgccATTATTTATTTGAATGCTAAGATTTCATAAAGAGTGAACTTTCACCGTGATATTTCCGTTACCAAACATTATAATTGCCATTTTGTTATCATTactattattatttgttttcttttttttttacttactaATGTAACGTGCTCTAGTGTACTGACTTTAAATGGTAAAGCCCTCTGGTAGGTGCGGCGCAACTACAATCTTTGGTGTTAAGGTTAAAATCTAGATAAATACCGTTCGGTAGGCGAGGTACAATTCATTCACCTTTAATAGCCAGTTATGTACAACCCTCTGGTGGGCGAGGTATATGTACAATTCATTCACCTTTAATAGCCAGCTAGTTATGTACAACCAGGAACAAATTCTTTCACCTTTGGAAGTATGGCTCTATCGATTGTGTACTACTCAATGACAGATTAAACAAGAATGACAATACATTTACAATAGTTACACTGTCCCCTATTAattaacttatatttttttcaattcagCACTCTTAGATGTATCTCTACAGATAAACCGCACCGCACCGCACCGCACCGCACCGCACCGCACAAAACCGCACCGCACAAAACCGCACCAAACCGCACCGCACCGAACCACACCGCACCGCACCCCATCCCACCGCACCGCTCCACATGTTGTAAGAATGAAATAAACTACTGCAAGTTTACTACCTTGACAGATGATAGTTAGTAACTGTGAACAATAAACACGAGAATTCATATGCAAAGGGAGGCAATGCCTATTATATCAGCCATGTTCTCAGGCTAGCCGGC
The sequence above is drawn from the Pecten maximus chromosome 9, xPecMax1.1, whole genome shotgun sequence genome and encodes:
- the LOC117335213 gene encoding ryncolin-2-like, which produces MARHVLALLLLASNTLLVVPQAVQNCSESDLPRDCHDLLDAGNTNNGVYTIYLNKRYGVRVWCDMETDGGGWTVFQKRVNGSTDFYRTWDEYSLGFGRLDHEFWLGNQYLHYLTSSDWYMLRVDIEDFDNNTRYSHYNIFSVGSAEGQYRAYVAGYTGDSGDDMSLCSGYRFSAKDRDYDANSGFDCAKGYRGGWWYAACHRANLNGLYLRGHTTSYANGVVTFSFRGFYYSLKTTKMMVRRGWRPPQSQALSP